The Flavobacterium marginilacus genome window below encodes:
- a CDS encoding GspE/PulE family protein → MAQDILIPSELQHTISNDLANQYRILPKQLFENTLELYIDNSGSNEDSKDELELFLGKNIVFYPIDNIEMDKALSIYYRKERTANTNKSLNVEKNDFLENLLNEAKSLKCSDIHFEIYENSSRIRFRIDGQLIERYKIEQDNYLELVNKVKIKAKLNITEKRLPQDGRITNESFDIRVSVLPTLFGEKIVMRLLGQDASNIDLSTLGLQKEELDSYLEAVKKPNGIILISGPTGSGKTTTLYATLRLLNDNRRNIVTVEDPIEYTLKGINQVQLKEDIGLTFSSALKSFLRQDPDIIMLGEIRDSETALMAIRASLTGHLVLSTIHTNSAIGTISRLIDMGVPSYLIAETLNVSVAQRLVRKLCNNCKKETACNPKDFPLNFKFPYEVLSYFKPAGCNQCFHTGYKGRTAIYEVLNINQQIAETIKNNTITKLYANDKNYKSLPEKAFEILAQGETSLEEIYSTLINI, encoded by the coding sequence ATGGCTCAAGATATTTTAATTCCTTCCGAACTTCAGCACACAATTTCTAATGATTTAGCTAATCAATATAGAATATTGCCCAAGCAGCTATTTGAAAATACCCTAGAGTTATATATTGATAATTCTGGCAGCAACGAAGATTCGAAAGACGAATTAGAACTATTTCTGGGGAAAAATATTGTTTTTTATCCGATAGATAATATAGAGATGGATAAAGCATTATCTATTTATTACCGAAAAGAAAGAACTGCAAACACAAATAAATCATTAAATGTAGAAAAAAATGATTTTCTTGAGAATCTATTAAATGAAGCAAAATCATTAAAATGCAGCGACATTCATTTTGAAATTTATGAAAACTCTTCTCGAATCCGATTTAGAATTGATGGTCAATTGATTGAGCGATATAAAATAGAGCAGGATAATTATCTTGAATTAGTCAATAAAGTAAAAATCAAAGCAAAATTAAATATAACTGAAAAAAGGCTGCCACAGGATGGAAGAATAACAAACGAATCTTTTGACATAAGAGTTTCAGTTCTGCCAACTTTATTTGGTGAAAAAATTGTAATGCGTTTATTAGGCCAAGATGCATCCAATATTGATTTGAGTACTTTAGGGCTTCAAAAAGAAGAATTGGATAGTTACTTGGAAGCGGTAAAAAAACCTAACGGTATCATTCTCATTAGCGGACCTACTGGTTCTGGAAAAACTACAACACTATACGCAACTTTAAGACTGCTAAATGATAATCGGAGAAATATTGTAACGGTTGAAGATCCAATTGAATATACTTTAAAAGGAATAAATCAAGTACAGCTAAAGGAAGATATTGGGCTTACTTTTTCATCGGCTTTAAAATCTTTTTTGCGTCAAGACCCTGATATCATTATGTTAGGGGAGATTCGAGATTCCGAGACGGCTCTAATGGCAATTAGAGCCTCATTGACAGGACATTTGGTTTTATCCACAATACATACCAATTCGGCTATTGGAACAATTTCGAGATTAATTGATATGGGAGTTCCCTCCTATTTAATTGCTGAAACTTTGAATGTATCCGTAGCACAGCGGTTAGTTCGCAAGCTTTGTAATAATTGCAAAAAAGAAACTGCATGTAATCCTAAAGACTTTCCATTGAATTTTAAATTTCCATATGAAGTTTTATCTTATTTCAAACCAGCTGGATGCAATCAATGTTTTCACACCGGATATAAAGGCCGAACTGCAATCTATGAAGTTTTAAATATAAACCAGCAAATTGCAGAAACAATAAAAAATAATACAATCACAAAATTATATGCTAATGACAAAAATTATAAATCACTGCCTGAAAAAGCTTTTGAAATTTTAGCACAAGGAGAAACTTCACTAGAAGAAATATATTCAACTTTAATAAACATATAA